In one Bradyrhizobium cosmicum genomic region, the following are encoded:
- a CDS encoding helix-turn-helix domain-containing protein, which translates to MASQNDTATDSRPSEWFESSTAPTEELDYVRLNAARAKAADEMAAAIARELNGPLTALLLYMGEIKHHSDQLAPVTGERAYLQRVIENALAQTERVCGVVKQLAGPHKAGLPIPSRTEGAETQVVRAPQPQRTPNAELSGQKRLTKREREVLRLISEGYSNKQGALRMQISPRTFESHRAEAMRKLGARNTADLVRAALLYSID; encoded by the coding sequence ATGGCGTCACAGAACGATACGGCCACTGATTCGCGGCCGTCGGAATGGTTCGAAAGCAGCACTGCTCCGACCGAAGAGCTCGACTACGTTCGCCTGAATGCGGCTCGCGCCAAGGCCGCCGACGAAATGGCCGCTGCCATCGCCCGTGAACTCAACGGCCCCCTGACCGCGCTTCTGCTCTACATGGGCGAGATCAAGCATCACAGCGATCAGCTCGCGCCCGTGACGGGCGAGCGCGCCTATCTGCAGCGGGTGATCGAGAACGCGCTGGCGCAGACCGAGCGCGTTTGCGGCGTGGTCAAGCAGCTTGCCGGTCCTCACAAGGCCGGCTTGCCGATCCCGTCCAGAACCGAGGGCGCCGAAACGCAGGTCGTCCGTGCACCGCAGCCGCAGCGTACGCCTAACGCGGAGTTGTCGGGCCAGAAGCGGCTGACCAAGCGCGAACGCGAGGTGCTGAGGCTGATCAGCGAGGGCTACTCGAACAAGCAGGGCGCGCTGCGGATGCAGATCAGCCCGCGTACCTTCGAGAGCCATCGCGCCGAGGCGATGCGCAAGCTAGGTGCGCGCAACACCGCGGACCTCGTCCGTGCGGCGCTGCTCTATTCGATCGATTGA
- a CDS encoding Hpt domain-containing protein: MLEETVAPAQMALDAEPAREPGAYQALVREIGDDGASEVRAVFWSETSARLQLFRTLPLAQHHARIAREAHSLKSAAGTFGYLRLAALALRLEASAEALGETEFCDLLDLMDAAYAAGRVQEPQD; encoded by the coding sequence ATGCTTGAAGAGACCGTCGCACCCGCGCAGATGGCGCTCGATGCCGAACCCGCGCGCGAGCCCGGCGCATACCAGGCCCTGGTGCGCGAGATCGGCGACGACGGTGCCAGCGAAGTTCGAGCCGTGTTCTGGAGCGAGACCAGCGCGCGCCTGCAATTGTTCCGCACGCTCCCGCTCGCGCAACACCACGCCAGGATCGCGCGCGAAGCGCATTCGCTAAAGAGCGCGGCCGGAACGTTCGGCTATCTCAGGCTGGCAGCGCTGGCGTTGCGACTGGAGGCGTCCGCAGAGGCGCTCGGCGAGACCGAATTCTGCGATCTCCTCGATCTGATGGATGCCGCCTATGCCGCCGGGCGCGTCCAGGAGCCGCAGGACTAG
- a CDS encoding Crp/Fnr family transcriptional regulator, translated as METIVRPSNGFLSALSADDYELIRPHLRTIDLPHEAVLVETGETLKRAYFPHRGVISLVVKLAKGEHVQVAMVGRDSLLGTLSIMGDACALNTAIVLVPGAASVMDLDRLRVIADQSSTLRTLLTRHGLAVYAQVQQTAGCNAAHPVESRLSRCLLHTHDLSGDYRLLLTQEVMAQMIGARRNSVSLVANTLQQANFIHYSRGHIQILNLEGLRQTACECYATVKGQYDRLLGAR; from the coding sequence TTGGAAACGATCGTGCGCCCATCCAACGGTTTCCTGTCTGCGTTGTCGGCGGACGATTACGAGTTGATCCGCCCGCATCTGCGCACGATTGATCTGCCGCATGAAGCGGTCCTGGTCGAAACCGGCGAAACGCTCAAGCGCGCCTACTTTCCCCACCGCGGCGTCATCTCGCTGGTGGTGAAACTCGCCAAGGGCGAACATGTGCAGGTCGCCATGGTCGGCCGCGACAGCCTGCTTGGCACGCTCTCGATCATGGGCGACGCCTGCGCGCTGAACACGGCGATCGTGCTGGTTCCGGGCGCCGCCTCCGTGATGGACCTCGACCGGTTGCGAGTCATAGCCGACCAGAGCAGCACCCTGCGGACGTTGCTCACACGCCACGGGCTGGCGGTCTACGCCCAGGTCCAGCAGACCGCAGGGTGCAACGCCGCCCACCCGGTGGAATCGCGCCTGTCGCGCTGCTTGCTGCACACCCATGACCTGTCGGGCGACTACCGGCTGCTGCTGACCCAGGAGGTGATGGCGCAGATGATCGGGGCGCGGCGCAACAGCGTGTCACTGGTCGCCAATACGTTGCAGCAGGCGAATTTCATCCACTACAGCCGCGGGCACATCCAGATCCTCAACCTGGAGGGCCTGCGCCAGACGGCGTGCGAATGTTACGCCACCGTGAAGGGCCAGTACGACCGGCTGCTCGGGGCGCGCTGA
- a CDS encoding response regulator, producing MPHGSILESPKREAQTGTGDLHHILVVDDDPMVCMAIEIYLQRNNFQVTIAEGGEAGLRALENGRFDLMMIDIFMPHMRGFESIRIFHERAPAIPLIAMSGYAFANLNSPAPDFLRMALELGAARCLRKPFTPDALLAAINNCLAEHRAAAARLG from the coding sequence GTGCCCCACGGTTCAATTCTTGAATCGCCAAAACGGGAAGCTCAAACGGGGACGGGAGATCTGCACCATATTCTCGTTGTCGACGACGATCCGATGGTGTGCATGGCCATCGAGATCTATCTCCAGCGGAATAATTTCCAGGTGACGATCGCCGAAGGAGGAGAAGCCGGATTGCGCGCTCTTGAAAACGGGCGATTTGATCTCATGATGATCGACATTTTTATGCCCCACATGCGAGGTTTCGAGTCGATTCGGATCTTCCACGAGCGCGCGCCGGCCATTCCGCTCATCGCGATGTCCGGCTACGCCTTCGCGAATCTGAACTCGCCCGCTCCCGACTTCCTCCGAATGGCGCTGGAGCTCGGTGCGGCGCGTTGCCTTCGCAAGCCGTTCACGCCGGATGCGTTGCTCGCCGCGATCAATAATTGCCTTGCCGAGCACCGCGCCGCTGCCGCGCGACTGGGTTAG
- a CDS encoding hybrid sensor histidine kinase/response regulator, producing MDDLLREFLTETSESLDTVDNQLVKFEQEPNNAKILDNIFRLVHTIKGTCGFLGLPRLEALAHAGETLMDKFRCGMPVTAAAVTLILASIDRIKEILAGLEATEAEPEGNDRDLIDKLEAMVVQGMASMSASASPIAEGSAQPMPAAAAAAPVAEAPPLAPEAPAEAMIETEASSKEKEMTQGSLIDQTLERPLRPGEVSLDELERAFRETAIEAPVAEVKAEPAPEAPAPVAKEVVKEVVKASSEKAPKDKAAPKKSVADEAAGEGDRVANQSIRVNVDTLEHLMTMVSELVLTRNQLLEISRRNEDTEFKVPLQRLSNVTAELQEGVMKTRMQPIGNAWQKLPRIVRDLSSELGKQIDLEMHGADTELDRQVLDLIKDPLTHMVRNSADHGLETPAERLASGKGEQGTIRLSAYHEGGHIIICIADNGRGLNTEKIKAKAISSGLVTEAELEKMSEAQIHKFIFAPGFSTAAAITSVSGRGVGMDVVRTNIDQIGGTIDIKSVAGEGSSVTIKIPLTLAIVSALIVEAAGDRFAIPQLSVVELVRARANSEHRIERIKDTAVLRLRNKLLPLIHLKKLLKIDDGAASDPENGFIVVTQVGSQTFGIVVDGVFHTEEIVVKPMSTKLRHIDMFSGNTILGDGAVIMIIDPNGIAKALGAAGSSAHEMGDDASAHHASSGEQTTSLLVFRAGSSQPKAVPLGLVTRLEELPADKIEFSNGRYMVQYREQLMPLVAMESVTIASQGAQPILVFSDDGRSMGLVVDEIIDIVEERLNIEVGGASQGILGSAVIKGQATEVIDVGHFLPMAFSDWFTRKEMKPSMHSQSVLLVDDSAFFRNMLAPVLKAAGYRVRTAPTAQEGLAALRAQSFDVVLTDIEMPDMNGFEFAETIRSDNNLGSMPIIGLSALVSPAAIERGRQAGFHDYVAKFDRPGLIAALKEQTAGAAGASELSRAAA from the coding sequence ATGGATGATCTGTTGCGGGAGTTTTTGACGGAGACCAGCGAGAGCCTGGACACCGTCGACAATCAGCTGGTGAAGTTCGAGCAGGAGCCGAACAACGCCAAGATCCTGGATAACATCTTCCGCCTGGTCCACACCATCAAGGGCACCTGCGGCTTCCTCGGACTGCCGCGGCTGGAAGCGCTGGCGCATGCCGGCGAGACCCTGATGGACAAATTCCGCTGTGGCATGCCGGTGACGGCGGCGGCGGTGACTCTGATCCTCGCCTCGATCGACCGCATCAAGGAGATCCTGGCGGGCCTCGAAGCGACCGAGGCCGAGCCCGAGGGCAACGACCGCGATCTCATCGACAAGCTGGAGGCGATGGTCGTGCAGGGCATGGCGTCGATGTCAGCGTCGGCTTCGCCGATCGCGGAAGGCTCGGCGCAGCCGATGCCGGCGGCTGCAGCCGCTGCCCCCGTGGCGGAAGCGCCGCCGCTGGCGCCCGAAGCTCCAGCCGAAGCCATGATTGAGACTGAAGCTTCCTCGAAGGAAAAGGAAATGACGCAAGGTTCGCTGATCGACCAGACGCTGGAGCGTCCGCTGCGTCCGGGCGAAGTGTCGCTCGACGAGCTCGAGCGCGCCTTCCGCGAGACCGCGATCGAAGCGCCCGTTGCCGAGGTCAAGGCCGAGCCCGCCCCTGAAGCGCCGGCGCCGGTTGCCAAGGAAGTCGTCAAGGAAGTCGTCAAGGCTTCCAGCGAAAAAGCGCCCAAGGACAAGGCCGCGCCGAAGAAATCGGTGGCCGACGAGGCCGCAGGCGAGGGCGACCGCGTCGCCAACCAGTCGATCCGCGTCAACGTGGATACGCTGGAGCATCTGATGACCATGGTCTCCGAGCTGGTGCTGACCCGCAACCAGCTGCTGGAGATCTCCCGCCGCAACGAGGACACCGAGTTCAAGGTGCCGTTGCAGCGCCTGTCCAACGTCACCGCCGAGCTGCAGGAAGGCGTCATGAAGACGCGCATGCAGCCGATCGGCAATGCCTGGCAGAAGCTGCCCCGCATCGTCCGCGACCTCTCGAGCGAACTCGGCAAGCAGATCGATCTGGAGATGCACGGTGCCGACACCGAGCTCGACCGCCAGGTGCTCGACCTGATCAAGGACCCGCTCACCCACATGGTGCGCAACTCCGCCGACCATGGCCTCGAGACCCCGGCCGAGCGGCTGGCGAGCGGCAAGGGCGAGCAGGGCACCATCCGCCTGTCCGCCTATCACGAGGGCGGCCACATCATCATCTGCATCGCCGACAACGGCCGCGGGCTGAACACCGAGAAGATCAAGGCCAAGGCGATCTCCTCCGGTCTGGTCACCGAGGCCGAGCTCGAGAAGATGAGCGAAGCCCAGATCCACAAGTTCATCTTCGCGCCGGGCTTCTCGACCGCGGCCGCCATCACCTCGGTCTCCGGCCGCGGCGTCGGCATGGACGTGGTCCGCACCAATATCGACCAGATCGGCGGCACCATCGACATCAAGTCGGTGGCCGGCGAGGGCTCCTCGGTCACCATCAAGATCCCGCTGACGCTCGCCATCGTCTCGGCGCTGATCGTGGAAGCGGCCGGCGACCGCTTTGCGATCCCGCAGCTCTCGGTGGTCGAGCTCGTCCGTGCCCGCGCCAACAGCGAGCACCGCATCGAGCGCATCAAGGACACCGCGGTGCTTCGCCTGCGCAACAAGCTGCTGCCGCTGATCCACCTCAAGAAGCTGCTCAAGATCGACGACGGCGCGGCCAGCGATCCCGAGAACGGCTTCATCGTGGTGACGCAGGTCGGCAGCCAGACCTTCGGCATCGTCGTCGACGGCGTGTTCCACACCGAAGAAATCGTGGTCAAGCCGATGTCGACGAAACTGCGTCACATCGACATGTTCTCGGGCAACACCATCCTGGGCGACGGCGCCGTGATCATGATCATCGACCCCAACGGCATCGCCAAGGCGCTCGGCGCCGCCGGCTCCTCGGCTCACGAGATGGGCGACGACGCCTCGGCCCACCACGCCTCCTCGGGCGAGCAGACCACCTCGCTGCTGGTGTTCCGCGCCGGCTCCAGCCAGCCCAAGGCGGTCCCGCTCGGGCTCGTCACCCGCCTGGAAGAGCTCCCCGCCGACAAGATCGAGTTCTCCAACGGCCGCTACATGGTGCAGTACCGCGAGCAGCTGATGCCGCTCGTCGCCATGGAGAGCGTCACCATCGCCTCGCAGGGCGCCCAGCCGATCCTGGTGTTCTCCGATGACGGCCGCTCCATGGGCCTGGTCGTCGACGAGATCATCGACATCGTCGAGGAGCGGCTCAACATCGAGGTCGGCGGCGCCAGCCAGGGCATCCTGGGCTCGGCCGTGATCAAGGGCCAGGCCACCGAAGTGATCGACGTCGGCCACTTCCTGCCGATGGCGTTCTCCGACTGGTTCACCCGCAAGGAGATGAAGCCGTCGATGCACTCGCAGTCGGTGCTGCTGGTCGACGACAGCGCGTTCTTCCGCAACATGCTGGCGCCGGTGCTCAAGGCCGCCGGCTACCGCGTCCGCACCGCGCCGACCGCGCAGGAGGGCCTGGCTGCGCTGCGTGCGCAGAGCTTCGACGTGGTCCTGACCGACATCGAGATGCCCGACATGAACGGGTTCGAGTTTGCCGAGACCATCCGCTCGGACAACAATCTCGGCTCGATGCCGATCATCGGCCTCTCCGCCCTGGTGTCGCCGGCGGCGATCGAGCGCGGCCGTCAGGCCGGCTTCCACGACTATGTCGCCAAGTTCGACCGTCCCGGTCTGATCGCGGCGCTGAAGGAACAGACCGCGGGCGCCGCCGGCGCCTCCGAGCTGAGCCGGGCTGCGGCGTAA
- a CDS encoding chemotaxis protein CheW codes for MTNKMQTTEGAMVEYVTAMIGGQLFGLPISRVQDVFMPERVTRVPLSSREIAGVLNLRGRIVTVVDMRARLGLPKPEDGKTPMAVGVDLRGESYGLLIDQIGEVLRLAEDGKEENPVNLDPRMAKLAGGVHRLDGQLMVVLDVDRVLELKTEVQLAA; via the coding sequence ATGACCAACAAGATGCAGACCACCGAAGGCGCCATGGTCGAATACGTCACCGCGATGATCGGCGGGCAGCTGTTCGGGCTGCCGATCTCCCGCGTCCAGGACGTGTTCATGCCCGAGCGCGTCACTCGCGTTCCGCTGTCCTCGCGCGAGATCGCGGGCGTGCTGAACCTGCGCGGCCGCATCGTCACCGTGGTCGACATGCGCGCCCGGCTCGGCCTGCCCAAGCCGGAGGACGGCAAGACCCCGATGGCGGTCGGCGTCGACCTCCGTGGTGAATCCTACGGCCTGCTGATCGACCAGATCGGCGAAGTACTGCGGCTCGCCGAAGACGGCAAGGAAGAGAACCCCGTCAACCTCGATCCCCGCATGGCGAAGCTTGCCGGCGGCGTCCACCGCCTCGACGGACAGCTCATGGTCGTCCTCGACGTCGACCGCGTCCTCGAGCTCAAGACCGAAGTGCAATTGGCTGCCTGA
- a CDS encoding response regulator, which translates to MKTCLVVDDSSIVRKVARRIVEALGFQVIEAEDGVEALVHCKKAMPEAILLDWNMPVMDGFQFLGTLRRMPGGEEPMVVFCTTETGIDHITRAMGGGANEYIMKPFDKDIVMAKFQEVGLIALGEETAA; encoded by the coding sequence ATGAAGACGTGTTTGGTGGTCGACGATTCCAGCATCGTGCGCAAAGTCGCGCGTCGTATCGTCGAAGCGCTCGGCTTTCAGGTCATCGAAGCGGAAGACGGCGTCGAGGCGCTGGTCCACTGCAAGAAGGCGATGCCGGAAGCCATCCTGCTCGACTGGAACATGCCGGTCATGGACGGCTTCCAGTTTCTCGGCACGCTGCGCCGCATGCCCGGCGGCGAGGAACCCATGGTCGTATTCTGCACCACCGAGACCGGTATCGACCATATCACGCGTGCGATGGGCGGCGGTGCCAACGAATACATCATGAAGCCGTTCGACAAGGACATCGTGATGGCGAAGTTCCAGGAAGTGGGGCTGATTGCGCTCGGCGAAGAAACTGCTGCCTGA
- a CDS encoding CheR family methyltransferase gives MNPTEYEYLRKFLKDSSGLDLSADKQYLIESRLLPLARKAGLSGIGELVQKLQAGSSALVGSVVEAMTTNETFFFRDKVPFDHFRDTIMPEVIKARAGKRSVRIWCAAGSTGQEPYSLAMCLKEMGAALTGWRIEIIATDLSQEVLEKAKSGIYSQFEVQRGLPIQMLMKYFKQNGETWQINPELRAMIQHRQLNLLHDFAQLGTFDVIFCRNVLIYFDQDTKINIFNRLARQIEPDGFLVLGAAETVVGLTDTFRPLPEKRGLYKPNDPRAAASKPAVASAGSPRIAVMAGR, from the coding sequence GTGAACCCGACCGAGTACGAGTACCTGCGTAAGTTTCTGAAGGACAGTTCCGGTCTCGACCTGTCTGCCGACAAGCAGTATCTGATCGAAAGCCGCTTGCTGCCGCTCGCGCGGAAGGCCGGACTCTCCGGCATCGGCGAACTCGTGCAAAAGCTTCAGGCCGGCTCGAGCGCGCTGGTCGGCAGCGTGGTCGAAGCCATGACCACGAACGAGACCTTCTTCTTCCGCGACAAGGTCCCGTTCGATCATTTCCGCGACACCATCATGCCCGAGGTGATCAAGGCGCGCGCCGGCAAACGCAGCGTGCGCATCTGGTGTGCCGCTGGCTCGACCGGGCAGGAGCCCTATTCGCTGGCGATGTGCCTGAAGGAGATGGGGGCGGCCCTCACCGGCTGGCGCATCGAAATCATCGCGACCGACCTGTCGCAGGAGGTGCTGGAGAAGGCCAAGTCCGGCATCTACAGCCAGTTCGAAGTGCAGCGCGGGCTGCCGATCCAGATGCTGATGAAATATTTCAAGCAGAATGGTGAGACCTGGCAGATCAATCCCGAACTGCGGGCGATGATTCAGCACCGGCAGCTCAACCTGCTGCACGATTTCGCCCAGCTCGGCACGTTCGACGTCATCTTCTGCCGCAACGTGCTGATCTATTTCGACCAGGACACCAAGATCAACATCTTCAACCGCCTGGCTCGCCAGATCGAGCCCGACGGCTTCCTGGTGCTCGGTGCGGCGGAGACCGTGGTCGGCCTGACCGACACGTTCCGCCCGCTCCCCGAAAAGCGCGGCCTCTACAAGCCGAACGACCCGCGTGCGGCCGCGTCCAAGCCGGCTGTCGCCAGTGCCGGGTCGCCGCGCATCGCGGTGATGGCAGGACGATAA
- a CDS encoding response regulator, with translation MPRSSLSPIPSNLPDVAERRALQLLVVDDDATQRSLITVAAKQAGHEVTVAPSVAEAIEKLRASRFDCVTLDLVLEDGDGIEVLGEMAKVKFAGAVIVISGMDGKRRSAARSFARSVGIELQSLPKPLDLAALRISLANLGKTAMGLPAIHTWGGVATDAIVGRHRA, from the coding sequence ATGCCCAGAAGTTCCCTCTCCCCCATCCCGTCAAACCTGCCCGACGTTGCCGAGCGGCGCGCGCTTCAGCTCCTTGTCGTCGACGACGACGCCACGCAGCGCAGCCTGATCACCGTCGCCGCCAAGCAGGCCGGCCACGAGGTCACGGTAGCGCCGTCCGTCGCGGAAGCGATCGAAAAGCTCCGCGCCTCGCGCTTCGACTGCGTGACGCTCGATCTCGTGCTGGAGGATGGCGACGGCATCGAGGTGCTTGGCGAGATGGCGAAGGTGAAGTTCGCCGGCGCGGTGATCGTCATCAGCGGGATGGATGGGAAGCGCCGCAGTGCCGCCCGCAGCTTCGCCCGCTCCGTCGGCATCGAGCTCCAGAGCCTGCCGAAGCCGCTGGATCTCGCGGCCCTGCGCATCAGCCTCGCCAATCTCGGCAAGACGGCGATGGGCCTTCCTGCGATACACACCTGGGGCGGCGTCGCCACCGACGCGATCGTGGGGCGGCACCGGGCCTGA
- a CDS encoding response regulator transcription factor: MVEQTSRGEIFVVDDDPAVRDTLSMVLKAAGYEVICFADGAALLSVARSRTPAAILLDVNIPGKSGLDILKELHGEDYPAPIFMISGQGDIAMAVGAIKSGALDFIEKPFRGSEIVGRLDEAIGAYARRQAESASPKFNSLHFPGREPLTRREREVLEQFASGASNKEAGRTLGISPRTIEDHRANIMKKLGARNAADLIRIVMTAAQRAS; the protein is encoded by the coding sequence ATGGTCGAACAAACCTCCCGTGGTGAGATCTTCGTGGTCGATGACGACCCTGCCGTTCGCGACACCTTGTCGATGGTGTTGAAGGCGGCGGGCTATGAAGTGATTTGTTTTGCGGACGGCGCGGCACTGCTCTCCGTCGCGCGAAGCCGCACACCGGCTGCGATCCTGCTTGACGTGAACATTCCTGGAAAGTCGGGTCTCGACATTCTCAAGGAGCTGCACGGCGAGGACTATCCGGCGCCGATCTTCATGATCTCCGGACAGGGCGACATCGCGATGGCGGTGGGTGCGATCAAGAGCGGCGCGCTCGATTTCATCGAGAAGCCGTTCCGCGGCAGCGAGATCGTCGGCCGGCTCGACGAGGCGATCGGAGCCTATGCACGCAGGCAGGCAGAGAGTGCGTCGCCGAAATTCAACTCGCTGCATTTCCCCGGACGCGAGCCATTGACGCGGCGTGAACGGGAGGTGCTCGAACAGTTCGCTTCCGGTGCCTCCAACAAGGAGGCCGGCCGCACGCTCGGCATCAGCCCGCGCACCATCGAGGACCACCGCGCCAACATCATGAAGAAGCTCGGCGCGCGCAATGCCGCCGACCTGATCCGCATCGTGATGACCGCGGCCCAGCGCGCGTCGTAA